Within Gemmatimonadota bacterium, the genomic segment GAACATGGATGTCTGCCCCGCTTGATCGTAAAATAAGGGCAAAGTTTCTCCACTTAAGGGATGTTCGTATTGCATTCTATAGCCACTTACATACCAACGGTACTGAGACAAAACGTGCTGCAGGTCAATATCGTCGTAGCTGATATCGCAGTCTGGATTCAGCCTGGCTGTGACAACGGGTAAACATTCTGTATCTCCATTGTCGAGGATCGTGAACCTCGGCTTCCTCCGGTATGTCATGGCTTTGAGACCATCGCGCAAGAATTTTGCGTTTTGCATCAGATTGTCGCAACATTGTTGGTATCCACTCAAGCCCTGCCGTATCAGTTGGTAATACTGGACGTAAACCCCACTGGCGGGTCTGGAAAAATTGAGGGTATAGGAATCCGCATCGCCTCCGAGATAGGTCACTGAAATTGCGACATGCTCGCTCAGATCTTTGCGTTGCCGCCACACGATCCAACCCGTGCCACAACACGATTCTCCGTATTTGTGACCGCTGGTAGATATGGACAACACATTATTCAGGCGAAAATCCCATGGACGCAGATTTGACTGAAATGGCGCAATAAACCCGCCCGATGCAGCATCTACGTGGATGCCGACCTGATATCCCCTGGCTGCGTTGACTTCTTCAACCACCTCATTGACCTGTTCAACAGGATCGTAGTGACCGCTGTAGTGATTCCCCATAATACACACCACACCCATCGTATGTTCATCAATCGCTTCGCGCACTTTTTCTGGGTCCAGGGTAAAGGTATCTACAGATGGCTGAATAAGGCGTGGTTCAATATCCATGTACTTGAACAGTTTTTCCCAGGCAGCTTGAAAGCATGTAGAAATAACAAGATTGGGCCTGCTACCCAGCACATCGTCACCCGTTAAGTTTTTGCGCTTAGCATACCAGTCACGCCAGCGGAATTTGAGGGCAAGCCCTGCCAGCAAACACGCTTCAGTTGAACCAACGGTACCTGCACCTGCATATACGCCATAGTCATCAAAATCGTCAGGTTTTGGGCAATGCCACAAGTTGGCAATCATATTGACAACAGTATCGTGCAATTTGTACGAATTGGGATAGACTGTCTGGTCTGCCATATTGACGTGGAGACCGAGTAAGGCGATATCCCGTTCTTCTTTTTCCAAAAAGACATTGACATAAGACGATGTGTTAAACCGATAGTCGAAATCGAGTCCATTGACACTCTCAATAATGATCTGCGCCGCTTCTGGGGTAATGCCGTACTCCGGGATATGTGTGATATCCAACCAATTTTTTTGTGCCGCATCCGAATAGTAGTAATTCTGGGAAAGTTGGTTGCGCGACTTGAGCGCTTTGACCTGTGTACGCAGACGATCAATTTCTTGCTGCATAAGTTCGGTTTCAGACATATTGCCTCCTGTCCTTCATTGTAGAGTTCTCTGTTTTTGAGACACACGGTT encodes:
- a CDS encoding glutamate decarboxylase, producing the protein MSETELMQQEIDRLRTQVKALKSRNQLSQNYYYSDAAQKNWLDITHIPEYGITPEAAQIIIESVNGLDFDYRFNTSSYVNVFLEKEERDIALLGLHVNMADQTVYPNSYKLHDTVVNMIANLWHCPKPDDFDDYGVYAGAGTVGSTEACLLAGLALKFRWRDWYAKRKNLTGDDVLGSRPNLVISTCFQAAWEKLFKYMDIEPRLIQPSVDTFTLDPEKVREAIDEHTMGVVCIMGNHYSGHYDPVEQVNEVVEEVNAARGYQVGIHVDAASGGFIAPFQSNLRPWDFRLNNVLSISTSGHKYGESCCGTGWIVWRQRKDLSEHVAISVTYLGGDADSYTLNFSRPASGVYVQYYQLIRQGLSGYQQCCDNLMQNAKFLRDGLKAMTYRRKPRFTILDNGDTECLPVVTARLNPDCDISYDDIDLQHVLSQYRWYVSGYRMQYEHPLSGETLPLFYDQAGQTSMFRIVVKSNLTRNVAKKLLESFMSAFEFIDPLDFTKLHGFKTESLRHQDQRITNHC